The following is a genomic window from Macrococcus sp. 19Msa1099.
CTTCAGCTTAAAGGATGGTAGTGTATTGTTATGAAGTAAATAATATAGATAGATATCCCTTATCTATTGACTGGATGTGAAAAAATGAGATTAATTTTTTTTGGAATAATGATGGTTCTAAGTATATTAGCATTTATAACGATTGGTCCTTCAGGTGTTCTAGGTATATTAATAATAGGTGTGATGATTATATTATTGCCATGTGTCATCATAGCTGCATTAAGATTGATATGGTTATTGTTTTCAGGATGCTTAGTGTGGATCGTAGTATTTATTATATTCATTATACTTTTACGCATATTCATGATGTTTTAAAATATGTTTTATGTTTAATATATTATGTTTTATATTTTATGCTTTATGCTATAATAAAATCAAGTAACTATAAGGAGTGATAGTATTGGGTAAAGTAATTAGCATCAATAATTTTAAAGGTGGTGTCAGTAAGACTTCAACAGCATGTTTACTCGCGTATGTCTTATCTGAAAAAAGAAATAAAAAAGTATTAGTCGTTGATTTTGATCCCCAGGCAGATGCAACAGAACTTCTACTTAGAACATTCAGAAAAGATATGTTAGAGGATGTTGCTGGTTTAGAGAAATTATCTATTTATAAAGGTATCACTGAAACAAATAGAAAAGCAATCACTATTAAATTAAGTGATAATATGGATTTGATTCCAGCAGATTTTAACCTAGTAGGCTTACCATATCATTTAATTCAGCTAGATAGCTATCAGAAGGTAAAAATTCTAGATGAATTTCTAAAAGGTGTTAGAAAAGAGTATGATTTAATCATTATCGATACACCACCAACAATTTCAGATTTTAGCAATAATGCTATTTACGCATGTGACTATTCATTAATTGTGATGCAGACACACAGAAGATCGTTCAGAGCAGTTGATAAGTTTGCAGAACACTTAGTAAAGTTTAGAGATGCTTATAAAAATAAATTCGAAATTCTAGGAATTGTACCTGTTATGTTCTCAAAGCAGACGAAAACAGATATGACGACATTAGAAGATGCGACTGCTACATATAAGGAACACGTTTTTGAACATATCATCAAACATATGGAACGCGTGAAGTACTGGGATGAATATGGCATTACTGAAGAAGATCATTGGGATAGAAAGACGATTCAAGAATATGAGAATCTTACAGACGAATTCTTAGAACGTTTAGAAAAAATGGAGGCGAAGTAACATGAGTTTATTAGATGATTTAAAGAATAATAAGGAACATTTAAGAGAAAATCCACTTGCGAATAGAGAAATGCAGATAAAAAAGATTGCAGCTACTTCTATAAAAGTAACTGGAGATACACATGCAAAACTTACGGCATTAGATCAAATCTATGTAGATATGAATAAAGCAGAGCTTGTAGATTTCGCATTATCGAAGCTTGCAGACAAGCTAAAAGGTGAAGATAAGGAAACATACGAAAAAGTTTATGAAAACAGCATAGACCAGAAGATAGATTTAGCTCGTAGAAAAGGCTTATTCTAGAGGGTTTTAAAGAATATAAACATAAAATATTATTTATGTTTTATGTTTTATGCTATAAAAAATTAACGTTTTACAACGCTTGTATATTTGTGTATTCTAAATATAAGCAATATAACAACTTCATAGCGATTGAAACAATTTTCTTCTTATAGCTTCTTG
Proteins encoded in this region:
- a CDS encoding ParA family protein; the encoded protein is MIVLGKVISINNFKGGVSKTSTACLLAYVLSEKRNKKVLVVDFDPQADATELLLRTFRKDMLEDVAGLEKLSIYKGITETNRKAITIKLSDNMDLIPADFNLVGLPYHLIQLDSYQKVKILDEFLKGVRKEYDLIIIDTPPTISDFSNNAIYACDYSLIVMQTHRRSFRAVDKFAEHLVKFRDAYKNKFEILGIVPVMFSKQTKTDMTTLEDATATYKEHVFEHIIKHMERVKYWDEYGITEEDHWDRKTIQEYENLTDEFLERLEKMEAK